In one Pseudomonas sp. R84 genomic region, the following are encoded:
- a CDS encoding sensor histidine kinase: MPMSFSLTQMILVSAAYLAVLFGVAWISERGMIPRAIIRHPLTYTLSLGVYASAWAFYGTVGLAYQYGYGFLSSYLGVSGAFLLAPVLLYPILKITRTYQLSSLADLFAFRFRSTWAGALTTIFMLIGVLPLLALQIQAVADSIGILTGEPIQSRVALAFCALIILFTIFFGSRHIATREKHEGLVFAIAFESVIKLIALGGVGLYALYGVFDGPQQLELWLLQNQTALAALHTPLQEGPWRTLLLVFFASAIVMPHMYHMTFTENLNPRSLVSASWGLPLFLLLMSLAVPLILWAGLKLGATTNPEYFTLGIGIAANSKPLALLAYVGGLSAASGLIIVTTLALSGMALNHLVLPLYQPPAEGNIYRWLKWTRRALIVAIIMAGFGFYLMLGAEQDLANLGIVAFVATLQFLPGVLSVLYWPTANRRGFIAGLLAGILVWVVTMLLPLVGNLQGFYIPLLNMIYVLDDTSWHMAAIASLAANVLMFTLISLFTNASPEEASAAEACAVDNVRRPQRRELHAASPQEFATQLAKPLGAKAAQKEVEQALRDLYLPFDERRPYALRRLRDRIEANLSGLMGPSVAQDMVETFLPYKAGGENYVTEDIHFIESRLEDYHSRLTGLAAELDALRRYHRQTLQELPMGVCSLAKDQEILMWNKAMEELTGIAAQRVVGSRLSTIGEPWKGLLQGFIDLPDEHLHKQHLALDGQTRWLNLHKAAIDEPLAPGNSGLVLLVEDLTETQMLEDKLVHSERLASIGRLAAGVAHEIGNPITGIACLAQNLREEREDDGELTEISGQILEQTKRVSRIVQSLMSFAHAGSHQHSDEPVCLAEVAQDAIGLLALNRRNFEVQFYNLCDPDHWVEGDPQRLAQVLINLLSNARDASPPHSAVRVKSEAGEHTVDLIVEDEGSGIPKNIMDRLFEPFFTTKDPGEGTGLGLALVYSIVEEHYGQITIDSPADVQSQRGTRIRVTLPRHVEATSAVN; encoded by the coding sequence ATGCCGATGAGCTTTAGCCTGACCCAGATGATCCTGGTCAGCGCCGCGTACCTGGCGGTGCTGTTCGGCGTTGCCTGGATCAGCGAACGGGGCATGATCCCGCGCGCGATCATTCGCCACCCGCTGACCTACACGTTGTCACTGGGGGTTTACGCCAGTGCGTGGGCGTTCTACGGCACGGTGGGACTTGCCTACCAGTACGGTTACGGTTTTCTTTCCAGTTACCTTGGCGTGTCCGGCGCGTTTCTGCTGGCGCCGGTGTTGCTTTATCCGATCCTTAAAATCACCCGCACCTATCAGCTGTCGTCGCTGGCGGATCTGTTTGCCTTCCGCTTTCGCAGCACCTGGGCAGGCGCGCTGACCACGATTTTCATGCTGATCGGTGTGCTGCCGTTGCTGGCGCTGCAGATTCAAGCGGTGGCCGACTCCATCGGCATCCTCACCGGCGAGCCCATTCAGAGCCGCGTGGCGTTGGCGTTCTGTGCGCTGATCATCCTGTTTACGATTTTCTTCGGCTCCCGGCATATCGCCACTCGCGAGAAGCACGAAGGGCTGGTGTTCGCGATTGCCTTTGAATCGGTGATCAAACTGATCGCTCTCGGCGGCGTCGGCCTGTATGCGCTGTACGGCGTGTTCGACGGCCCGCAGCAACTTGAGCTGTGGCTGCTGCAGAACCAGACCGCCCTCGCCGCCTTGCACACGCCGTTGCAGGAAGGCCCGTGGCGTACGCTGTTGCTGGTGTTCTTCGCCTCGGCGATCGTGATGCCGCACATGTATCACATGACGTTTACCGAAAACCTCAACCCGCGCTCACTGGTCAGTGCGAGCTGGGGTTTGCCGCTGTTCCTGTTGTTGATGAGCCTGGCGGTGCCGCTGATCCTTTGGGCTGGCCTCAAACTCGGCGCGACGACCAATCCGGAATATTTCACCCTCGGCATCGGCATTGCCGCCAACAGCAAACCGCTGGCGTTGCTCGCCTATGTCGGCGGTCTGTCGGCAGCGAGCGGATTGATCATTGTGACCACGCTTGCGCTGTCGGGCATGGCACTGAACCACTTGGTGTTACCGCTCTATCAGCCGCCGGCTGAAGGCAATATCTACCGTTGGCTGAAGTGGACGCGCCGCGCGCTGATCGTCGCGATCATCATGGCCGGTTTCGGTTTCTACCTGATGCTCGGCGCCGAGCAGGATCTGGCCAACCTCGGCATTGTCGCGTTTGTTGCGACCCTGCAATTCCTCCCCGGTGTGTTGTCCGTGCTCTATTGGCCGACGGCCAACCGTCGCGGCTTTATCGCCGGTCTGCTGGCGGGGATTCTGGTCTGGGTGGTGACCATGCTGTTGCCGCTGGTCGGTAATCTGCAGGGCTTCTACATTCCGCTGCTGAACATGATCTACGTGCTCGACGACACCAGTTGGCACATGGCGGCCATTGCTTCGCTCGCCGCCAACGTGTTGATGTTCACCCTGATCTCGCTGTTCACCAACGCAAGCCCCGAAGAAGCCAGCGCTGCCGAAGCCTGCGCCGTGGATAACGTTCGTCGCCCGCAGCGGCGTGAACTGCACGCGGCCTCGCCACAGGAGTTCGCCACACAACTGGCGAAACCGTTGGGTGCCAAGGCTGCGCAGAAAGAAGTCGAGCAAGCGCTGCGTGATCTTTATCTGCCATTCGACGAACGCCGTCCTTACGCCTTACGCCGTTTACGCGACCGCATCGAAGCCAACCTCTCCGGCCTGATGGGCCCGAGCGTGGCCCAGGACATGGTTGAAACCTTCCTGCCGTACAAGGCCGGCGGCGAAAACTATGTCACTGAAGACATCCACTTCATTGAAAGCCGCCTCGAGGATTACCACTCACGCCTCACAGGTCTGGCCGCCGAACTCGATGCCCTGCGTCGTTACCACCGTCAGACCTTGCAGGAACTGCCGATGGGCGTCTGCTCGCTGGCCAAGGATCAAGAGATCCTGATGTGGAACAAGGCCATGGAAGAACTCACCGGGATTGCCGCGCAACGCGTGGTTGGTTCGCGTTTGAGCACCATTGGCGAGCCGTGGAAAGGCCTGCTGCAAGGCTTCATCGATCTGCCGGACGAGCATTTGCACAAACAGCACCTGGCCCTCGACGGCCAGACTCGTTGGCTGAATCTGCACAAAGCGGCCATCGATGAACCGCTGGCACCGGGCAACAGTGGTCTGGTGTTACTGGTCGAAGATCTGACCGAAACGCAGATGCTCGAAGACAAACTGGTGCACTCCGAGCGCCTGGCCAGCATTGGTCGCCTTGCGGCCGGTGTAGCCCACGAAATCGGCAACCCGATCACCGGCATCGCCTGTCTGGCGCAAAACCTGCGCGAAGAACGTGAAGACGACGGCGAACTGACGGAAATCAGCGGACAGATTCTCGAACAGACCAAACGTGTGTCACGCATCGTCCAGTCGCTGATGAGCTTTGCCCACGCCGGCAGTCATCAGCACAGTGACGAGCCCGTTTGTCTGGCCGAAGTCGCCCAGGATGCGATTGGCCTGCTGGCGTTGAACCGACGCAATTTCGAAGTGCAGTTCTACAACCTGTGCGATCCCGACCACTGGGTCGAAGGCGACCCACAGCGGCTCGCTCAGGTGCTGATCAATCTGCTCTCCAACGCCCGCGACGCCTCGCCGCCGCACAGTGCGGTACGGGTCAAGAGCGAAGCCGGCGAACACACGGTCGATCTGATCGTCGAAGACGAAGGCAGCGGTATTCCGAAGAACATCATGGATAGATTGTTCGAACCCTTCTTCACCACCAAGGATCCTGGCGAAGGCACCGGTCTGGGCCTTGCACTGGTCTATTCCATCGTTGAAGAGCATTATGGACAAATCACCATCGACAGCCCGGCTGATGTACAAAGCCAACGCGGCACCCGTATCCGGGTGACCTTACCGCGTCATGTCGAAGCGACGTCCGCTGTGAACTGA
- a CDS encoding sigma-54 dependent transcriptional regulator → MPHILIVEDETIIRSALRRLLERNQYQVSEAGSVQEAQERFTIPTFDLIVSDLRLPGAPGTELIKLGQGTPVLIMTSYASLRSAVDSMKMGAVDYIAKPFDHDEMLQAVARILRDRQSAPAAGEAVASKPANGSGKSAVDNSNGEIGIIGSCPPMQDLYSKIRKVAPTDSNVLIQGESGTGKELVARALHNLSKRAKAPMISVNCAAIPESLIESELFGHEKGAFTGASAGRAGLVEAADGGTLFLDEIGELPLEAQARLLRVLQEGEIRRVGSVQSQKVDVRLIAATHRDLKSLAKIGQFREDLYYRLHVIALKLPALRERGADVNEIATAFLARQSARINRTDLKFAADAEQAIRHYSWPGNVRELENAVERAVILSESPEISADLLGIDIELSDLEDDEFIGLPPQTGGNASNSSHEPTEDLSLEDYFQHFVLEHQDHMTETELARKLGVSRKCLWERRQRLGIPRRKTGVASES, encoded by the coding sequence ATGCCGCACATTTTGATCGTCGAAGACGAAACAATTATCCGCTCCGCCTTGCGCCGCCTGCTGGAACGCAACCAGTATCAGGTCAGCGAAGCCGGTTCAGTGCAGGAAGCACAAGAACGCTTCACCATTCCTACGTTCGATCTGATCGTCAGCGATCTGCGTTTGCCGGGCGCGCCGGGTACCGAGCTGATCAAGCTCGGCCAGGGCACACCGGTGCTGATCATGACCAGTTACGCCAGCCTGCGCTCGGCGGTCGACTCGATGAAAATGGGCGCGGTGGACTACATCGCCAAGCCTTTTGACCACGATGAAATGCTTCAGGCTGTCGCGCGGATCCTGCGTGATCGCCAGTCGGCACCGGCTGCCGGCGAAGCGGTTGCCAGCAAACCGGCCAATGGCAGCGGCAAATCTGCCGTCGACAACAGCAACGGCGAGATCGGCATCATTGGTTCGTGCCCGCCGATGCAGGATCTGTACAGCAAGATCCGCAAAGTCGCGCCAACTGATTCCAATGTGTTGATTCAGGGTGAGTCCGGCACCGGTAAAGAACTGGTGGCCCGCGCCCTGCACAATCTGTCGAAACGCGCCAAGGCGCCGATGATTTCGGTGAACTGCGCGGCCATTCCGGAAAGCCTGATCGAGTCCGAACTGTTCGGCCACGAAAAAGGCGCGTTCACTGGCGCCAGCGCCGGGCGTGCCGGTCTGGTTGAAGCGGCGGACGGCGGCACCTTGTTCCTCGACGAAATCGGTGAGCTGCCACTTGAGGCGCAAGCCCGCCTGCTGCGTGTGTTGCAGGAAGGCGAAATTCGCCGTGTTGGTTCGGTGCAGTCGCAGAAGGTCGATGTACGCCTGATCGCGGCCACTCACCGGGATCTGAAGAGCCTGGCGAAAATCGGCCAGTTCCGTGAAGACCTTTATTACCGTCTGCACGTGATCGCGCTGAAACTGCCTGCGCTGCGCGAGCGCGGTGCCGACGTCAACGAAATCGCCACGGCATTCCTCGCTCGCCAGAGCGCACGCATCAACCGTACCGACCTTAAATTTGCCGCGGATGCCGAACAGGCGATCCGGCATTATTCCTGGCCGGGTAACGTGCGTGAGCTGGAGAACGCGGTCGAGCGCGCGGTGATTCTGAGCGAAAGCCCGGAAATCTCCGCCGATCTGCTGGGCATCGACATCGAGCTGAGCGATCTGGAGGACGACGAGTTCATCGGTCTGCCACCGCAAACGGGCGGTAACGCCAGCAACAGCAGCCATGAGCCGACCGAAGACTTGTCACTGGAAGACTACTTCCAGCACTTCGTCCTTGAACATCAGGACCACATGACTGAAACCGAACTGGCGCGCAAACTGGGCGTCAGCCGCAAATGCCTATGGGAACGCCGTCAGCGTCTGGGCATCCCACGGCGCAAGACCGGGGTCGCCAGCGAGAGCTGA
- a CDS encoding polynucleotide adenylyltransferase PcnB, which yields MLKKLFQSFRTPVRRTQHIRSTPEVLNSGQHSLQKTQFSRYAVNIVERLQGAGYQAYLVGGCVRDMLLGITPKDFDVATSATPEQVRAEFRNARIIGRRFKLVHIHFGREIIEVATFRANHPVNDDDEDSNQSSRNESGRILRDNVYGTLEEDAQRRDFTINALYYDPVSERILDYANGVHDIRNHLIRLIGDPKQRYQEDPVRMLRAVRFAAKLNFGIEKHTVQPIRELAPMLREIPSARLFEEVLKLFLSGHGAITFEMLVDLQLFAPLFPASADALEHNPEYTHTLISEALTNTDLRIKQNKPVTPAFLFAALLWPALPARVLRLQERGMPPIPAMQEGAHELIAEQCQRIAIPKRFTMPIREIWDMQERLPRRSGKRADLLLDNPRFRAGYDFLLLRESAGEETDGLGEWWTDYQDANDSERRDMIRDLSGKGDDASGAPRKRRRSSGSKRKRTSAPSATGE from the coding sequence ATGCTGAAGAAGTTGTTCCAGTCATTCCGAACTCCCGTGCGTCGTACGCAACACATCCGCAGCACCCCTGAGGTGCTCAACAGCGGTCAACATTCGCTGCAGAAAACGCAGTTCAGCCGCTATGCGGTGAATATCGTCGAACGCCTGCAAGGTGCCGGTTACCAGGCTTATCTGGTCGGCGGTTGCGTGCGTGACATGCTGCTGGGCATCACGCCCAAGGATTTCGACGTCGCCACCAGTGCCACGCCCGAGCAAGTCCGCGCCGAATTCCGCAATGCGCGGATTATCGGTCGCCGCTTTAAACTCGTGCACATCCATTTCGGTCGCGAAATCATCGAAGTCGCGACCTTCCGCGCCAATCACCCGGTCAACGATGACGACGAAGACAGCAACCAGTCTTCGCGTAACGAGAGCGGGCGGATTCTGCGCGACAACGTTTACGGCACCCTGGAAGAAGACGCGCAACGCCGCGACTTCACCATCAACGCCCTGTATTACGATCCGGTCAGCGAGCGCATCCTCGATTACGCCAATGGCGTACACGACATCCGCAATCACCTGATCCGTCTGATCGGCGATCCGAAGCAGCGCTATCAGGAAGACCCGGTGCGCATGCTGCGGGCCGTGCGTTTTGCCGCCAAGCTCAACTTCGGTATCGAGAAGCACACCGTGCAGCCGATTCGTGAACTGGCGCCGATGCTGCGCGAGATCCCTTCGGCGCGTCTGTTCGAAGAAGTGCTCAAACTGTTCCTCTCGGGGCACGGCGCGATCACTTTCGAAATGCTGGTCGACCTGCAACTGTTCGCCCCGCTGTTCCCGGCCAGTGCCGATGCGCTGGAACACAACCCGGAATACACCCACACGCTGATCAGCGAAGCGCTGACCAACACCGACCTGCGCATCAAGCAGAACAAACCGGTGACCCCGGCGTTCCTGTTTGCCGCGCTGCTGTGGCCTGCCCTGCCGGCTCGCGTGTTGCGCCTGCAAGAACGTGGCATGCCACCAATCCCTGCAATGCAGGAAGGCGCCCACGAGCTGATCGCCGAACAGTGCCAGCGCATCGCGATTCCGAAACGTTTCACCATGCCGATCCGCGAGATCTGGGACATGCAGGAACGTCTGCCACGCCGCAGCGGCAAACGCGCCGACCTGTTACTGGACAACCCGCGTTTCCGCGCCGGTTACGACTTCCTGCTGCTGCGTGAAAGCGCTGGCGAGGAAACGGATGGTCTGGGCGAATGGTGGACGGACTATCAGGATGCCAACGACAGTGAACGTCGCGACATGATCCGCGACCTCAGCGGCAAGGGCGATGACGCCAGTGGCGCGCCGCGCAAACGTCGTCGCAGCAGCGGCTCCAAGCGCAAACGCACCAGCGCCCCGAGCGCTACAGGCGAATAA
- the folK gene encoding 2-amino-4-hydroxy-6-hydroxymethyldihydropteridine diphosphokinase, translating into MERIYIGMGSNLADPAEQLRSAVEALGQLPQTKWVGVSAFYQSDSLLPGQPRYTNAVAALDSALAPLELLDALQAIENNQGRERLERWGPRTLDLDILLFGDRLIDEPRLKVPHYQIQERAFVLYPLAELAPQDLRLADGRSLPDLLAACPFVGLERLPHA; encoded by the coding sequence ATGGAACGCATCTACATCGGCATGGGCAGCAACCTCGCAGACCCCGCCGAACAATTGCGCAGCGCCGTTGAGGCGCTGGGGCAATTGCCGCAGACCAAATGGGTGGGCGTTTCCGCCTTCTACCAAAGCGATTCCCTGTTGCCTGGCCAACCACGCTACACCAACGCGGTGGCCGCGCTCGACAGCGCGCTCGCCCCGCTGGAATTGCTTGATGCGTTGCAGGCGATCGAAAACAATCAGGGCCGCGAACGCCTTGAGCGCTGGGGCCCACGTACGCTGGATCTGGATATTCTGTTGTTCGGTGATCGACTGATCGACGAACCGCGCCTGAAAGTCCCGCATTACCAGATTCAGGAACGCGCCTTCGTGCTTTACCCGCTCGCCGAACTGGCCCCGCAGGATCTGCGTCTTGCCGACGGCCGCAGCCTGCCCGATCTGCTGGCAGCCTGCCCGTTCGTCGGTCTGGAACGCCTTCCCCACGCCTGA
- the panB gene encoding 3-methyl-2-oxobutanoate hydroxymethyltransferase, translated as MPAITLTTLQSLKQKGEKITMLTCYDATFAHACNEAGVEVLLVGDSLGMVLQGHDSTLPVTTAEMAYHTACVKRGNTDALILADLPFMANATLEQTMSNSAMLMQAGAHMIKVEGQLWLAESIRLLAERGVPVCAHMGLTPQAVNILGGYKVQGRNENQARQMRADAISLEQAGAAMLLLECVPSELAAEISQAVKIPVIGIGAGNATDGQVLVLHDMLGLSITGRVPKFVKNFMHGQDSIQSALKAYVSEVKATTFPGIEHGFSA; from the coding sequence ATGCCAGCCATCACCCTGACCACGCTCCAGAGCCTCAAGCAGAAAGGTGAAAAGATCACCATGCTGACCTGCTATGACGCGACCTTCGCCCACGCCTGCAACGAGGCCGGTGTCGAAGTGCTGCTGGTGGGCGACTCCCTCGGCATGGTCCTGCAAGGTCACGACAGCACTTTGCCGGTGACCACCGCAGAAATGGCCTATCACACCGCTTGCGTCAAACGTGGCAACACCGATGCCCTGATCCTCGCGGACTTGCCGTTCATGGCCAACGCCACCCTCGAACAAACCATGAGCAACAGCGCGATGCTGATGCAGGCCGGCGCGCACATGATCAAAGTCGAAGGTCAGCTGTGGCTGGCCGAGTCGATTCGTCTGCTCGCCGAGCGCGGCGTACCGGTTTGCGCGCACATGGGCCTGACCCCGCAAGCGGTGAACATTCTCGGTGGCTATAAAGTGCAGGGACGTAACGAGAACCAGGCGCGGCAGATGCGTGCTGATGCGATCTCGCTGGAACAGGCCGGCGCGGCCATGCTGCTGCTGGAATGTGTGCCGAGCGAGCTGGCCGCCGAAATCAGTCAGGCTGTGAAGATCCCGGTCATCGGCATCGGTGCCGGTAACGCCACCGACGGTCAGGTTCTGGTACTGCACGACATGCTCGGCCTGTCGATCACTGGCCGCGTGCCGAAATTCGTCAAGAACTTCATGCACGGTCAGGACAGCATCCAGTCCGCGCTGAAGGCTTACGTCAGCGAAGTCAAAGCCACCACGTTCCCCGGCATCGAACACGGATTCTCTGCATGA
- the panC gene encoding pantoate--beta-alanine ligase: protein MNTVKTVRELRAAVARARSEGKRIGFVPTMGNLHSGHVALITKATQRVDFVVASIFVNPLQFGAGEDLDKYPRTLAADQEKLLEAGCSLLFAPTVEEMYPDGMAGQTRVSVPQLSEGLCGDSRPGHFEGVATVVSKLFNMVQPDLAIFGQKDYQQLAVIRALVHDLNMPVQIIGEPTVRAADGLALSSRNGFLSEEQRAVAPVVYRSLSNIAESIKQGERDFPALIGGQLQQLEAAGLRPDYLEIRHALTLRPATAEDRDLVILVAAFLGTTRLIDNLHLNLDTPA, encoded by the coding sequence ATGAACACCGTTAAAACCGTACGCGAACTGCGCGCCGCCGTAGCCCGCGCCCGCAGCGAAGGCAAGCGCATCGGCTTCGTGCCGACCATGGGCAACCTGCACAGCGGCCACGTTGCACTGATCACCAAAGCCACCCAACGTGTGGACTTCGTGGTCGCGAGCATTTTCGTCAACCCGCTGCAGTTCGGCGCTGGCGAAGACCTCGATAAATACCCGCGCACGTTGGCGGCGGATCAGGAGAAGCTGCTCGAAGCCGGTTGCTCCCTGCTGTTCGCGCCGACTGTCGAAGAAATGTACCCCGACGGCATGGCCGGACAGACGCGCGTCAGCGTGCCGCAATTGTCCGAAGGGCTCTGCGGTGACAGCCGTCCGGGGCACTTCGAAGGCGTGGCGACTGTTGTCAGCAAGCTGTTCAACATGGTCCAGCCGGATCTGGCGATTTTCGGCCAGAAGGATTATCAGCAATTGGCGGTGATCCGTGCCTTGGTGCATGACCTGAACATGCCGGTCCAGATCATTGGCGAGCCGACCGTACGTGCAGCCGATGGCCTGGCGCTGTCGTCGCGCAATGGTTTCCTCAGCGAAGAACAACGCGCGGTGGCTCCGGTGGTCTATCGCAGCCTCAGCAATATTGCCGAATCGATCAAGCAAGGTGAACGGGACTTCCCGGCGCTGATCGGTGGCCAGTTGCAACAGCTGGAAGCGGCAGGCCTGCGTCCGGATTACCTGGAAATCCGCCATGCGCTAACCTTACGCCCGGCGACGGCTGAAGACCGTGATCTGGTGATTCTGGTGGCCGCGTTCCTCGGCACCACACGGTTGATCGACAACCTGCACCTGAACCTCGATACGCCCGCTTAA
- the panD gene encoding aspartate 1-decarboxylase, with the protein MHAIMLKAKLHRAEVTHAVLDYEGSCAIDGEWLDLSGIREYEQIQIYNVDNGERFTTYAIRGEEGSRMISVNGAAAHKAKVGDRVIICAYAHYSEADLVNFKPRMLYMAPGNELSHTSNAIPVQLA; encoded by the coding sequence ATGCACGCGATCATGCTCAAGGCCAAACTGCACCGCGCCGAAGTCACTCATGCGGTGCTCGATTACGAAGGTTCGTGCGCCATTGATGGCGAGTGGCTGGACTTGTCCGGTATTCGCGAATACGAGCAGATCCAGATTTATAACGTCGACAACGGCGAGCGTTTCACCACCTACGCGATCCGTGGCGAAGAAGGCTCGCGGATGATCTCGGTCAACGGCGCCGCTGCGCACAAGGCCAAGGTCGGCGACCGCGTAATCATTTGTGCCTACGCCCATTACAGCGAAGCCGATCTGGTCAATTTCAAGCCGCGCATGCTTTACATGGCGCCGGGCAATGAACTGAGCCACACCAGCAACGCCATCCCGGTTCAGCTCGCCTGA
- the pgi gene encoding glucose-6-phosphate isomerase — protein sequence MAYYLTPQDVTALPAWQALKDHRQAMQDFSMREAFNADPQRFNQFTLSSCGLFLDYSKNLINAQTRNLLVGLANEVDLKGAIKALFEGEIVNTSEGRPALHTALRRPVGDKLSVNGVNVMPEVHKVLNQITDLVGRIHDGLWRGYTEKPITDVVNIGIGGSFLGPELVSEALLSYAQKGVRCHYLANIDGSEFHELTQKLRAETTLFIVSSKSFNTLETLKNAQAARAWYLAQGGSEAELYRHFIAVSSNNAAAVAFGIREENIFPMWDWVGGRYSLWSAIGLPIALAIGMSNFKELLSGAYTMDQHFQTAPFEQNMPVLLALLGVWYGNFWGAQSHAILPYDHYLRNITKHLQQLDMESNGKSVRQDGTPVSTDTGPVIWGGVGCNGQHAYHQLLHQGSQLIPADFIVPIVSFNPVSDHHQWLYANCLSQSQALMLGKTLPEAEQELRDKGMSEEEVHKLAPHKVIPGNRPSNTIVVERISPRRLGALVAMYEHKVFVQSVVWGINAFDQWGVELGKELGKGVYNRLVGSDETTADDPSTQGLINYFRGRHRG from the coding sequence ATGGCGTATTACCTCACTCCTCAAGACGTTACCGCTCTGCCCGCCTGGCAAGCGTTGAAAGATCACCGCCAAGCCATGCAGGATTTCAGCATGCGCGAAGCCTTCAACGCCGATCCGCAGCGCTTCAACCAGTTCACCCTCAGCAGCTGCGGACTGTTTCTCGATTATTCGAAGAATTTGATCAACGCCCAGACCCGCAATCTGCTGGTCGGTCTGGCCAATGAAGTCGATCTCAAAGGCGCCATCAAAGCGCTGTTTGAAGGCGAAATCGTCAACACTTCCGAAGGCCGCCCGGCGCTGCACACCGCCTTGCGTCGCCCGGTGGGCGACAAGCTGTCGGTCAATGGCGTCAACGTGATGCCGGAAGTCCACAAGGTTTTGAACCAGATTACCGATCTGGTTGGCCGCATACACGATGGCCTGTGGCGTGGTTACACCGAGAAGCCGATCACCGACGTGGTGAACATCGGCATCGGTGGCTCGTTCCTCGGCCCTGAGCTGGTCTCCGAAGCGCTGCTGTCGTACGCACAGAAAGGCGTGCGTTGCCACTATCTGGCGAACATCGACGGTAGTGAGTTCCACGAACTGACGCAGAAACTGCGCGCCGAGACCACGCTGTTCATCGTTTCGTCGAAGTCGTTCAACACCCTCGAAACCCTGAAGAACGCTCAAGCTGCACGCGCCTGGTACCTGGCGCAGGGCGGTTCGGAAGCCGAGCTGTATCGTCACTTCATCGCTGTATCGAGCAACAACGCAGCGGCCGTGGCGTTCGGTATTCGCGAAGAAAACATCTTCCCGATGTGGGACTGGGTCGGCGGTCGTTATTCGCTGTGGTCGGCCATCGGTTTGCCGATTGCTCTGGCCATCGGCATGTCCAACTTCAAGGAATTGCTGTCCGGGGCTTACACCATGGACCAGCATTTCCAGACCGCGCCGTTCGAACAGAACATGCCGGTGCTACTTGCGCTGCTCGGCGTGTGGTACGGCAACTTCTGGGGCGCGCAAAGCCACGCGATCCTGCCGTACGACCATTACCTGCGTAACATCACCAAGCACTTGCAACAGCTGGACATGGAATCCAACGGCAAGAGCGTGCGTCAGGACGGCACGCCGGTGTCGACCGATACCGGTCCGGTGATCTGGGGCGGCGTCGGCTGCAACGGTCAGCACGCTTACCACCAGTTGCTGCATCAAGGTTCGCAGTTGATCCCGGCCGATTTCATCGTGCCGATCGTCAGCTTCAACCCGGTTTCCGACCACCATCAGTGGCTGTACGCCAACTGCCTGTCGCAGAGCCAGGCACTGATGCTCGGCAAAACCCTGCCGGAAGCCGAGCAAGAGTTGCGCGACAAAGGCATGAGCGAAGAAGAAGTACACAAACTCGCGCCGCACAAGGTGATCCCGGGCAACCGTCCGAGCAACACCATCGTGGTTGAACGCATCAGTCCACGTCGTCTCGGCGCACTGGTGGCGATGTATGAGCACAAAGTGTTCGTACAAAGCGTGGTCTGGGGCATCAACGCCTTCGACCAGTGGGGCGTGGAATTGGGCAAGGAACTGGGCAAAGGCGTTTACAACCGCTTGGTCGGCAGCGATGAAACCACTGCCGATGACCCTTCTACCCAGGGCCTGATCAACTACTTCCGCGGTCGTCACCGCGGGTGA